The proteins below are encoded in one region of Pirellulales bacterium:
- a CDS encoding chemotaxis protein CheW, with protein MADTRQYCTFFLDDLFFGVEVQKVQEVIRYQQMTRVPLAPPEVSGMINLRGQIVTAIDLRRRLGLCDRLGERLPMNVVVRGDDGAVSLLVDEIGDVQEVEEDRFEQPPETLKGIGRELIRGVYKLNGQLLLVLDTEAAMQCSTEKQRTAERN; from the coding sequence ATGGCTGACACGCGACAGTATTGCACCTTTTTCCTCGACGACCTGTTTTTCGGCGTCGAGGTGCAGAAGGTCCAGGAAGTAATTCGCTACCAGCAGATGACGCGTGTGCCGCTTGCGCCGCCCGAGGTCAGCGGGATGATCAATCTCCGCGGGCAGATTGTTACGGCCATCGACCTGCGCCGCCGGCTGGGCCTCTGCGACCGCCTCGGCGAGCGGTTGCCGATGAACGTGGTGGTCCGGGGCGACGACGGCGCGGTGAGCCTGCTGGTCGATGAAATCGGCGATGTGCAGGAAGTCGAGGAAGATCGTTTCGAACAGCCTCCAGAAACGCTCAAAGGAATCGGCCGGGAATTGATTCGCGGCGTGTATAAGCTCAATGGCCAGTTGCTCCTTGTACTCGACACCGAAGCGGCGATGCAGTGCTCAACGGAAAAGCAGCGAACGGCGGAACGGAATTGA